The genomic stretch CGATCTTCCACATTCTGGTTGTAACGCTGCAAGCCTTCGTATTCATGATGTTGACCATCGTTTACCTGAGCTTGGCTGTAGAAGACCACTAAGATTTCTGTCCGGTGGCGTGTGTCGGTTGGGTGCACGACGTCGGACAAAGATTTACCCAACCTAGTAACTTTTGATTTAAACCTTAGGAGTATCAAAATGGCTGCACCTGAAGTAATTGCTTCCGTACAAGGCATGACTGTAATCGCTGCTGCGATCATCATTGGTCTGGCTGCGATCGGCACTGCACTCGGTTTCGCGATTCTCGGCGGTAAATTCCTCGAGTCTTCTGCTCGTCAACCAGAAATGATCCCAGTTTTGCAAACTAAACTGTTCATTATTGCTGGTCTGTTGGACGCGATCTCTATGATCGGCGTTGGTGTTGCAATGCTTTACACCTTCAACAACCCATTCCTTGCTGCCCTGACTGCTGCTCACTAATCCTTTGATCAGCCTTTAAGGAGGACATTCAGCGTGGAATTTAATATGTCTCTTGTGGGTCAGATGATCACTTTTGCGATCCTGATCTACTTCACGATGAAATTTGTTTGGCCTCCGCTGACCAAGATGATGGATGAGCGTGCCAAGCGCATCGCTGATGGCTTGGCTGCAGCTGATCGCGCAAAGCAAGATCTTGAGAATGCTGAGAAAAAATCAGCAGACAAACTG from Chitinibacter sp. SCUT-21 encodes the following:
- the atpE gene encoding F0F1 ATP synthase subunit C, which codes for MAAPEVIASVQGMTVIAAAIIIGLAAIGTALGFAILGGKFLESSARQPEMIPVLQTKLFIIAGLLDAISMIGVGVAMLYTFNNPFLAALTAAH